The window TGACAACTTCCTTGGCTTTTTGCGTATCGGCTTGTATGTCCATATTCACGATCTACCTTTCCACCAGGGCTGATTTTTTATTGTACCAGTTCATGAATGCCGAAGTTGATAAGCTGAAGATCAGATAGACAACCATGATCAGCAATACCCCTTCAATGGCCTGGCCGGTCTGATTGATGGTGGTACCGGCAACAGATGTAAAATCAGGATATCCAATGGCTACGGCCAGAGAGCTGTTTTTTGTCAGGTTCAGCATCTGGCTTGTCAGTGGTGGGATGATTACCCGCAATGCCTGGGGCAGAATAACCAGATTCAGTACCTGTCCCGGCTTCAGGCCGATGGCCACGGCCGCTTCGGTTTGGCCCTTGGAGACTGACTGGATGCCCGCCCATACCACTTCGGTCACAAATGCGGAGGTGTAGAAAACAAGCCCCATAAGCAGGGCTGAGAATTCAGGGCTTATGGAAAATCCGCCCTTGAAATTAAATCCTTTCAGGGCCGGTACATTCATCTGGGTTGGATGGCCACCCAGAATCCAGCATAAAAACGGCAGTCCTATCACCAGACCCGCCGATATCATCAAAATGGGGAAGGGTTTACCTGTGTTGTCCTGCCGGGTTTTGGCCCAGCGTTTTATGAGAAAGGCAAAAGCAATGGCGGATACAAGTGCTGCAAGCATGTACTTGTAAACCGGATGTGCTGCCGGGATACCAAAAATGAGTCCCCGGTTACATAAGAAAAGCCCATTAAATGGATTGATGGCCTGTCTCGGGGAGGGGAGTATTTCATAAAAAAAGGCATACCAGAAAAATAACTGGAGAAGGACGGGGATATCCTGCAGAAACTCAATGTAGACGGCGGCAGTCCGACTTATCAGCCAGTTTCTTGATAGCCGGATTACGCCGATGAAGGTGCCCATGAGCACTGATAGAATAATACCGATAAATGAAACGAGCAGGGTGTTTAAAAAGCCCACAGCAAGGGCCTTGATATATTTATCAGCAGCCGAATATTGAATCATGGATTCGCCGATTTCAAAGGCGGCCTCATTATTCAGAAAGCCGAAGCCCGTGGCAATGGACTGTCTTTCAAGGTTGGCCATGGTATTTGAAACCAGGTACCATGAAATCAATACAAACATAAGGGCTGCGCCCGCTTGGTAAGTAATCGCTCGTTTATCCGGATCATTCCAGATAGAGATGGTGGTGGAAGAGGTATCGTTGTTATTCAAGGCATCCTGTCCCAAATTAGATATGCACCGGCAGCATCCAAATGGATGCTGCCGGCGGCAATTGTTTAGATAGTTCTAAACAGGCGTTTTCAGGAAAAACCTCACAGAATCAGCAGTGTATTCAATTAACGGGTACGAGGTCAAAGGCTTCTCCAACGAGTGTCCATCAGATTACTTAAAAGGTGGGGAATACATCAGTCCACCATCAAACCACAGGGCATTGAGTCCTCTTTCAATTCCCAGCGGGGTGTTCACACCGACATTTCTTTCAAAGACCTCTCCGTAATTACCCACTTTTTTGATAATGTTGTATGCAAATTTTTCGTCCAGTCCCAGGGACTTGCCATTACCGGGGGTGACGCCAAGAAATCTCATGACTTTCGGGTTGTTGCTTGCAAGCATTTTGTCAACATTTTTAGAGGTGATGCCAAGTTCCTCTGCGTCGATGAGTGCCAGAATGGTATAGTTGACAATATCCTTCCATTGGTTGTCGCCGTGTCTCACCGCCGGCGCGAGGGGTTCTTTGGAGATGAGGGTGGGCAGGATCATATAATCGCCAGGGTTGGGTGCTACGGCTCTGTTGCCGGCCAGCTGGGAGGCATCTGAGGTCAGTACGTCACAACGTCCGGCAAAAAAAGCCTTGCTCAATTCCGCAGTGCTTTCAATGACGACCGGTTTCATGGTCATGCCGTTGGCGCGGAAATAGTCAGCCACGTTAAGTTCCGTGGTGGTGCCGGGAAGAACACAGACCGTGGCACCGTCCAGTTCTTTGGCATCTTTTACACCCAGATGTTTAGGGACCAGAAAACCCTGGCCGTCATAATAGTTGACCTGGGCGAAATCCAGGCCAAGGGCTGTATCACGGCTCAGTGTCTGGGTGCAATTTCTGAAAAGCACATCAATTTCGCCAGACTGCAGGGCGGTGAATCGCGTTTTCGCAGTCAGAGGGGTGAATTTCAGTCTGTCAGCTTCTCCAAATACGGCTGCAGAAAGGGCCCTTGCACAATCAACATCAAGGCCTCTCCATACACCTTTTTCGTCGGGTTTGCCAAAACCGAACAGATCGCCGTTCACGCCGACCTGAATATAACCTTTAGCTTTGACGTCTTCCAGGGTGCCTGCAAAGGCAAATGAAGCCATTGCCAGGACAGTCATACATACTGCAAGCATTTTTACGATTTTCATAGGCTCGTTCCTCATTAGAATTGATTAATGATAACACGCTAATTAAATAAGAACTTGGTTTAGACTAACATAATGCCATAAATTTCCAAGAATTTTTCTGAATATTTCGCTTGATCAAAATTCAATACGATAGTAGGGTTTCTGGAATTGCAGCCATATCATCGGTTCCGAATTAATCAGCGGTCTGTCGCCAGCGGTATATGGGACCGTGAAATCTATGGAAGGTGGGTACAGTGATCCGTTTAATCGTTCTTATTTCATTCTGTTTGACCTTTGCCGCTTTTTTTCCTGTTTTTTCCCTTGCGGCCGGCGGGGAACCGTATGGAATCTCCCTGTTTGCGGCCATGCAATACACCCTGGAAAAAAATCCACAGATCCTGGCGGCAAAGGAAAGTGTCCGTGCGTATGACGCAGGGCTCAGGTCAGAAAAAAAACAGTGGCTGCCCGGCGTTTCCCTTGCGGCGATCGGCGAGGAGGCAGATGATTCCTATGCTTATGTGCGGGTGCAGCAGCCCCTGTGGCTGGGAGGCCGAATTAAAAATGCCGTTGAAAAAGCAAAACGCCAGCTGGACTTGTCTGAAATACAATTGCTCAAGGTCCGGCGGGAGTTGATGGAACAAACCGTTATCGCTTACACCACCGTGACCGGTTTGATAGAACAGCTTAAGGCGGCCCGGTTGAACATTGACGAACATGAGCGGTTCCTGGATTTGATTTCCCGCCGCACAAAAGGGAAAATTGCCGCTGAGGCCGATGTACAGCTTGCCCGGTCCCGGTATTCCCAGTCCATGCTGACCCAGGAAGACCTGAAGGGTCAGTACCAGACGGCCCTCAATGACCTGTATGCATTGACCCGTACCCCCATGAATCAGTTTGAATCGGGTCAGTCTGAACAGGGTCTTTTTGAACCGGTGCCCCGGGAATTGCTGGACCTGCCCGGCCATGCCCGGGTGGAGGCTGAGGTGAGCGATGGGTCTCCCCGGATCAGGATGGCGATCCTGGAGATCGACATCGCCCGGATTAACCGCCACATCAGCCGGGCTGAATGGTACCCCCAGGTTTACGGCCGCCTGGATCAGGAGCTTTACGACAAGGAGGGTACCACCAGCCAGCAGCGGGACACCACCCTTGCCCTGGTGGTGCAAAGCGCACTGGACGGGGGCGGATTCCGCACCCTGGAACAGGTGAGGGCTGCCGAGGCCCGGGTCCGGGTCGCGCAAATGCAGTCTGATGCGGAAAAAAACGACGTCAGCCGTACCACCCGGTCCCTGCTCACGGACCGGGACATGGTCCGGAAACTGACCCGATTATACGATTCCCTGGTCCAATCCACGGGCCAGACCCTGGGCTCCTATACCCGGCAGTACGAGGCGGGCCGCAAAAGCTGGCTGGACCTGCTCAATGTCCAGCGGGAGTACGCCAATGCCCGGCAGTCCCTGGCCCAGGTCAATGCCCGGTATGAGCAGACCTGCCTGAGACTGGCCGTTCAAATGGGGCGCCTGGACAGCCAGAGCGGCCTTGCCCAATGACTGAGCAACCCGGCGTAGTTTCCGCGGAACAGGAACAGGTCCCTTTGGTCCTGACTGTGCCCATTTCCCCCCTGGTCCTGGGACGGCTCATGAGAAAAAACGGGATATCTGTTTCCCCTAGGACCCTGGCAAAAGCCTGCGGCGCCTTCCAGCCCAAGGGGGCCAGTATACGGCCGGTGGAGCGCCTCACCGGGATTTTAAACGGCCTGGAACACCGGCAATTGCGGGCCTGCCAGCTCCGGTGGGACCGGATGGACCGCCGCCAGCTCCCGGCCCTGGTTTTCCACAACGGGCAATGGGCCTATGTGGAACCTGCCACGGAAGACAAGGTCTCACTCACCCCGCCTGGGGGGCCGGATTACCACCTGGACCCGGATGCCCTGGCCCAGTCCCCGGTGCTCTGGTTTCGCGGCCCCGGGAAAACCGCCGGGACCGGCAGCGGGGAAAAGGGCCGGGCCACAAGCCTTGTGATGCAGGAACTCTGGAAAGACAAACACTGGTTCTTCGAAATGGCTGCAGCCACTGTTGTCATCAATATCCTGGCCGTGACCTCTTCCCTGTTTGCCATGCAGGTCTATGACCGGGTGGTGCCCACCTTTGCCTATTCCACCCTTACGGCCCTGGTCACGGGCATGGCCATCATTGTCTGCCTGGACTGGGCCCTGAAATTTATCCGGGCCAGGATCACCGACTCCCTGGCCCACCAGGCCGACATCTCCATATCCCGGCAATTGTTCGACCATATCATGAACCTGCGCCTGGATACCCGGCCCAACAGCCTGGGGGCCCTGGCCGCCCATATGAAGGGGCTGGAGCAGGCCAGGAATTTTTTTTCCTCGTCCATTATTTTTTTCATGACAGACCTGCCCTTTTGTTTTTTCTTTTTGGGGGTGATTTACATCATCGGCGGCAGGGTTGCCTTTGTCTATGCTTTTCTGCTGCCCATCGCCCTTGCCCTGGGGTGGCTGGCCCAGTGGCGGCTGCGGCGGCTGGCCCGCAGGGAGGTGCAAAAAGGCCAGGAGCGGCAGGGGCTTTTGCTGGAAAGCATCCAGGGGGCCGAGACCATCAAGGCCACGGGCAGCACCTGGAAATTTTCCGACCATTGGCAGCAGCTCACCCATACCATGGCCGGTTATGGGTTCAAAAGCAAAAGCATCACCACCACAACTATGGTCAGCACCGGCAGCCTGGGCACCATCGGATATGTGGGGGCCATGGTGGTGGGGGTTACCCAGATGGAGCTGGGGGAACTCACCACCGGCGGCATGATCGCCTGCGCCATCCTCGGGGGGCGGATCATCGCACCCGTAGCCCAGAGCGTCCGGTTCATGGTGCAGTGGGAGCATGTGCGGGAGGGGCTTGAAATGGTGAACCGGCTCCTGGCCATGGAACCGGACCGCCGCCAGGACCAGGAAACCCTGTTCCCGGACTATCTACCGGACCTGGTGGATCTGGAAGAGGTACGGTTTTCCTATCCCAACTCCCCCATTGTCAGCATTGATATTCCCACTCTGTCTTTCAAGGCCGGCGACAGGGCCCTGATCCTGGGGCCCAACGGCTGCGGCAAATCCACTTTCCTGAAAATCCTGGCCGGGCTTTTCAAGCCTTCCGAGGGCCAGGTCCGGCTCGGCCGCACCGACATCAGTGAGCTGGACATTCAGGTGATCAACCATCGGGTGGGGTACCTGCCCCAGGATGTCCACCTGTTCAAGGGCACCCTGAAAACCAACATGGCTTTAAGCGGCGGGGTGCCGGACGCCCTGGTCGTGGAGGTGGCGCAACTGCTGGGCATCGACCGGGTGGCGGCTGAAAACCCCAGGAGCATGGATCTGGAAATTTTTGAAGGGGGCAGCGGACTTTCCGGGGGCCAGAAACAGCTTGTGGCCCTGTCCCGGATTTTCATGGCCCGGCCCCGGGTGTGGCTTCTGGACGAACCTAGTGCGTTTCTGGACCTGGAATCGGAAAATCAGGTGATGAATGCCCTGAAACAATGGGTCCGGCCCACGGATATCGTCATTATCGCCACCCACAGGCCCCGGCTCTCCAACATGGCCAACCGGGTCCTGGTCATGCGGCGGGGGCGCATCGTGGCGGACGGGAAGCCGGATGAGGTCATTCGTATCCCCGGGTTCCGGCAGCAGGCAACCCTTCCCGTGGACAGGAGCTAAAGTTTACACCATGAACGGACAATCCATTTCCGCACCTCCCATTTCCATGATCCGCCGGACCCGCTATTCCATGGTCCTGTGGGTGCTGATCCTCGGATTTACCGCAGCGGTTGCCTGGGCCTGTTATTTCCAGGTGGACCAGACCATCCGGGGCATGGGAACGGTCATTGCCAGCAGCCGGGTCCAGGTGATCCAGGCCGTGGACGGCGGTGTACTCAAGGACCTGAACGTCAAGGAGGGAGACCGGGTGGCCAGGGGCGAAATCCTGGCCCTGTTTGACCAGACCCGGTTCGCCGCCAGCGTAGAAGAGCTGGACGCCCGACTGGCGGCCCTGTATGCCCAGGCATCCCGTCTCCGGGCGGAAATCACCGGGGCCGGAACCATTCAATTCCCAAAACATGTGGCCAGGTTCCCGGAACTGATTTCCGTACAAAAAGCCCTGTTCAAACAGCGTTGCCAGGGGTTTCGTGCGGACATGGAAAACCTGGAAACCACGGTTCGCCTGGCCCGCGAGGAAAGTAAACTGGTCAACGACCTGGCCCTCACCGGGGATGCCAGCCGTTCGGAAGTCATCCGGGCCGAACAGCAGCTCAACAATGCCCAGGGAGACCTGATCAACCGGAAAAACAAATATTACCAGGACATTCAACTGGAATTGTCCCAAGTGGAAGACCACATCGGCCAGGATGAGCAGATCCGGACCCAGCGGGCCCAGCAGTTGCGGGACAGCATCATACGGGCCCCGGTCCCCGGCATTGTCAAGAATGTCCGCATTACTACCCTGGGCGGGGTTCTGCGGCCCGGCGAAGAATTGATGCAGATCGTGCCCGTGGATGACCAGTTGATCGTGGAGGCCAAAATCCGGCCGGCAGATATCGCGGATATCTGCCCCGGCCTGTCTGCCAGCCTCCGGTTTGACGCGTTTGATTCCACCATTTTCGGTTCAGTAGAAGGCACTGTGAAATACGTGAGCGCCGATACCCTGAAGGAAGTATCCGCTTATGGCGAACAGACCTACTACCGGGTCCACCTGGCAACGCAGGAAAATCCGGTTCCCACCCGGACCGGCAAGACCATTGACATTTTGCAGGGCATGACAGCCCAGGTGGATATTCGTACAGGAAGACGAACCGTTTTGGATATCCTGCTGAAACCGCTGCGCAAAACCCTTGCGGAATCTTTCCGGGAAAAATAGCCTGTCGTGCTCAGGAAAAACGAACAAACACGAAATGTTAATCAATTTTTTCAACAAATTGATCGTTGTGGTTGCTAATGCAAATACGCTTCTGTAAAATATTCCAAAATCAAAAAATCAGAATTACCATTCATTTTTCTTGTATCATATTTTCGGGGGGTAACAGATGCTCGTATTAATCGAAAAACGGAAAGACAATCAAATCGTCGAGTATCCTTTGGATCTATCGATATCCGTCACAGCCGAACCCGGGTCGGTTTATAGGATAGAGGACACGGAAAC is drawn from uncultured Desulfobacter sp. and contains these coding sequences:
- a CDS encoding amino acid ABC transporter permease — its product is MNNNDTSSTTISIWNDPDKRAITYQAGAALMFVLISWYLVSNTMANLERQSIATGFGFLNNEAAFEIGESMIQYSAADKYIKALAVGFLNTLLVSFIGIILSVLMGTFIGVIRLSRNWLISRTAAVYIEFLQDIPVLLQLFFWYAFFYEILPSPRQAINPFNGLFLCNRGLIFGIPAAHPVYKYMLAALVSAIAFAFLIKRWAKTRQDNTGKPFPILMISAGLVIGLPFLCWILGGHPTQMNVPALKGFNFKGGFSISPEFSALLMGLVFYTSAFVTEVVWAGIQSVSKGQTEAAVAIGLKPGQVLNLVILPQALRVIIPPLTSQMLNLTKNSSLAVAIGYPDFTSVAGTTINQTGQAIEGVLLIMVVYLIFSLSTSAFMNWYNKKSALVER
- a CDS encoding amino acid ABC transporter substrate-binding protein translates to MKIVKMLAVCMTVLAMASFAFAGTLEDVKAKGYIQVGVNGDLFGFGKPDEKGVWRGLDVDCARALSAAVFGEADRLKFTPLTAKTRFTALQSGEIDVLFRNCTQTLSRDTALGLDFAQVNYYDGQGFLVPKHLGVKDAKELDGATVCVLPGTTTELNVADYFRANGMTMKPVVIESTAELSKAFFAGRCDVLTSDASQLAGNRAVAPNPGDYMILPTLISKEPLAPAVRHGDNQWKDIVNYTILALIDAEELGITSKNVDKMLASNNPKVMRFLGVTPGNGKSLGLDEKFAYNIIKKVGNYGEVFERNVGVNTPLGIERGLNALWFDGGLMYSPPFK
- a CDS encoding TolC family protein encodes the protein MIRLIVLISFCLTFAAFFPVFSLAAGGEPYGISLFAAMQYTLEKNPQILAAKESVRAYDAGLRSEKKQWLPGVSLAAIGEEADDSYAYVRVQQPLWLGGRIKNAVEKAKRQLDLSEIQLLKVRRELMEQTVIAYTTVTGLIEQLKAARLNIDEHERFLDLISRRTKGKIAAEADVQLARSRYSQSMLTQEDLKGQYQTALNDLYALTRTPMNQFESGQSEQGLFEPVPRELLDLPGHARVEAEVSDGSPRIRMAILEIDIARINRHISRAEWYPQVYGRLDQELYDKEGTTSQQRDTTLALVVQSALDGGGFRTLEQVRAAEARVRVAQMQSDAEKNDVSRTTRSLLTDRDMVRKLTRLYDSLVQSTGQTLGSYTRQYEAGRKSWLDLLNVQREYANARQSLAQVNARYEQTCLRLAVQMGRLDSQSGLAQ
- a CDS encoding ATP-binding cassette domain-containing protein; protein product: MTEQPGVVSAEQEQVPLVLTVPISPLVLGRLMRKNGISVSPRTLAKACGAFQPKGASIRPVERLTGILNGLEHRQLRACQLRWDRMDRRQLPALVFHNGQWAYVEPATEDKVSLTPPGGPDYHLDPDALAQSPVLWFRGPGKTAGTGSGEKGRATSLVMQELWKDKHWFFEMAAATVVINILAVTSSLFAMQVYDRVVPTFAYSTLTALVTGMAIIVCLDWALKFIRARITDSLAHQADISISRQLFDHIMNLRLDTRPNSLGALAAHMKGLEQARNFFSSSIIFFMTDLPFCFFFLGVIYIIGGRVAFVYAFLLPIALALGWLAQWRLRRLARREVQKGQERQGLLLESIQGAETIKATGSTWKFSDHWQQLTHTMAGYGFKSKSITTTTMVSTGSLGTIGYVGAMVVGVTQMELGELTTGGMIACAILGGRIIAPVAQSVRFMVQWEHVREGLEMVNRLLAMEPDRRQDQETLFPDYLPDLVDLEEVRFSYPNSPIVSIDIPTLSFKAGDRALILGPNGCGKSTFLKILAGLFKPSEGQVRLGRTDISELDIQVINHRVGYLPQDVHLFKGTLKTNMALSGGVPDALVVEVAQLLGIDRVAAENPRSMDLEIFEGGSGLSGGQKQLVALSRIFMARPRVWLLDEPSAFLDLESENQVMNALKQWVRPTDIVIIATHRPRLSNMANRVLVMRRGRIVADGKPDEVIRIPGFRQQATLPVDRS
- a CDS encoding HlyD family efflux transporter periplasmic adaptor subunit — translated: MNGQSISAPPISMIRRTRYSMVLWVLILGFTAAVAWACYFQVDQTIRGMGTVIASSRVQVIQAVDGGVLKDLNVKEGDRVARGEILALFDQTRFAASVEELDARLAALYAQASRLRAEITGAGTIQFPKHVARFPELISVQKALFKQRCQGFRADMENLETTVRLAREESKLVNDLALTGDASRSEVIRAEQQLNNAQGDLINRKNKYYQDIQLELSQVEDHIGQDEQIRTQRAQQLRDSIIRAPVPGIVKNVRITTLGGVLRPGEELMQIVPVDDQLIVEAKIRPADIADICPGLSASLRFDAFDSTIFGSVEGTVKYVSADTLKEVSAYGEQTYYRVHLATQENPVPTRTGKTIDILQGMTAQVDIRTGRRTVLDILLKPLRKTLAESFREK